From the genome of Ignavibacteriales bacterium, one region includes:
- a CDS encoding PTS sugar transporter subunit IIA codes for MDLTIKDISHLLILPEKEIQLLVKKKEIPFQILHEKVFFNKHQIIEWALGRNFPINVSDHKKLSEYHIKALNTLLDRESFHYNCTFSETSYIEQMISKIDFEKNVDREIIIQLLKNREELMSTAIGNGISLPHPRVPLMVGKNKPLINFFFPKKPLDLKSIDGKPVHTLILLISQTIKQHLSLIAHLSFLLSKETFRFALENRLNYQEILDIISKIEETRDKEK; via the coding sequence TTGGACCTTACAATAAAAGATATTTCGCATCTGCTGATTCTACCGGAAAAAGAAATTCAACTGTTAGTTAAGAAGAAAGAGATCCCCTTCCAGATACTTCACGAAAAAGTATTCTTTAATAAACATCAGATTATTGAATGGGCTCTTGGGCGTAATTTTCCGATCAATGTTTCCGACCATAAGAAATTAAGCGAATATCATATAAAAGCTCTAAATACTTTGCTTGACAGGGAATCATTTCATTACAACTGCACTTTCTCGGAAACATCTTATATAGAACAAATGATTTCTAAAATTGATTTTGAAAAAAACGTAGACCGGGAAATAATAATTCAGCTCCTTAAGAATAGAGAAGAATTAATGAGCACCGCAATAGGAAACGGAATTAGTCTGCCGCATCCGAGAGTTCCATTAATGGTAGGTAAAAATAAACCGCTCATAAATTTTTTCTTTCCGAAGAAACCACTCGATCTGAAATCGATTGACGGCAAGCCGGTGCACACCCTTATACTTCTGATTTCGCAGACAATTAAACAACACTTAAGCTTGATTGCACATTTGAGTTTCTTATTGTCAAAGGAAACGTTCCGCTTCGCTCTGGAAAACCGCCTTAATTATCAAGAGATTTTAGATATAATAAGTAAAATTGAAGAAACGAGAGACAAAGAAAAATAA